One stretch of Tenacibaculum sp. MAR_2010_89 DNA includes these proteins:
- a CDS encoding response regulator transcription factor has translation MLKLMGYFKNIRINQPIYYVLVLTFYCSQLYAQNKIQLNFDYKSQELLKDSLNNISRDNSTHYSLKKAEDEWKKLLFFEKNLNKKPQKTYLNQIRSYSKDSLQILAVKVLSFKKLHNKGLLKKDVLLNINYYKSLLSELTRSNIIPEEYAFLEKELLKIKINEVQNAYVKSKSLNYFLISITLLLLILGIKIIRKTKNITQPELSKQEKIIKNLIISGKSNKEIANELYISLNTVKTHITNIYHKLNISNRKELILNFKK, from the coding sequence ATGCTCAAATTAATGGGTTATTTTAAGAACATAAGAATTAATCAACCAATATACTACGTGTTGGTTCTTACATTTTATTGTTCTCAATTATATGCACAAAACAAAATTCAATTAAATTTTGATTATAAATCTCAAGAATTATTAAAAGATTCACTTAATAATATCTCAAGAGATAATAGTACTCATTATAGCCTTAAAAAGGCTGAGGACGAATGGAAAAAATTACTTTTTTTTGAAAAAAACTTAAATAAGAAACCTCAAAAAACGTATTTAAATCAAATACGTTCATATTCAAAAGATTCTTTACAAATTTTGGCAGTAAAGGTTTTAAGTTTTAAAAAACTTCATAATAAAGGACTTTTAAAAAAAGACGTTTTACTAAACATCAATTACTACAAATCATTATTAAGTGAACTAACACGAAGCAATATTATACCTGAAGAGTATGCTTTTTTAGAAAAAGAACTTTTAAAAATAAAAATTAATGAAGTTCAAAATGCCTACGTAAAAAGTAAATCATTAAATTATTTTTTAATAAGTATTACTCTACTATTACTTATTCTCGGCATAAAAATCATTAGAAAAACAAAAAATATTACTCAGCCTGAACTCAGTAAACAAGAAAAGATCATCAAAAATTTAATTATCTCAGGTAAAAGCAATAAAGAAATTGCTAACGAATTATATATTAGTTTAAACACTGTTAAAACACACATAACCAACATTTACCATAAATTAAATATTTCCAACAGAAAAGAATTAATACTTAATTTCAAAAAATAG
- a CDS encoding deoxynucleoside kinase has protein sequence MHVAIAGNIGAGKTTLTKLLAKHYNWDPHFESVDENPYLDDFYAEMERWSFNLQVFFLNSRFRQVLELRKSGKKIIQDRTIYEDAHIFAPNLHAMGLMTNRDYSNYSSLFELMENLVTPPDLLIYLRADISTLVGQIHKRGREYENSISIDYLSRLNERYEAWISTYSKGKLLIIDVDNLDFVENQEDLGTIIDKIDAQINGLF, from the coding sequence ATGCATGTAGCTATTGCCGGAAATATTGGTGCGGGAAAAACCACCCTAACTAAATTATTAGCAAAACATTACAATTGGGATCCTCACTTTGAATCTGTAGATGAAAATCCGTATTTAGATGATTTTTATGCTGAGATGGAGCGTTGGTCTTTTAACTTACAGGTGTTTTTCTTGAATAGTCGCTTTCGCCAAGTATTAGAATTGCGCAAATCTGGAAAAAAAATTATCCAAGACAGAACCATATATGAAGATGCTCATATTTTTGCCCCTAACTTACATGCAATGGGATTAATGACTAATAGAGACTATAGTAATTATAGTTCTTTATTTGAATTAATGGAAAATTTAGTTACTCCTCCAGATTTATTAATTTATTTACGTGCTGATATTTCTACTCTAGTTGGACAGATTCATAAAAGAGGAAGAGAGTATGAAAACTCTATTAGTATTGATTATTTAAGTAGATTAAATGAGCGATATGAGGCATGGATTAGCACATATAGCAAAGGAAAATTACTTATTATAGATGTTGACAATTTAGACTTTGTTGAAAATCAAGAGGATTTAGGAACAATCATTGATAAAATTGATGCTCAAATTAATGGGTTATTTTAA
- a CDS encoding response regulator transcription factor: MDKKIKLLLAEDEPSLGQIIQESLETRNFEVHHAHDGEEALRFYNEINPDVLVLDVMMPKKDGFTLAKEIRLENKQIPIIFLTAKSQTKDVLDGFNHGGNDYLKKPFSMEELIVRVQSLLDRNLLKVNQEKITIGNYILNYPKQVLTFKTDSELLTHRENELLFHLSQKKNEVLDRAFILKKLWGNDDFFNARSMDVFISKLRKKLQKDNNVQIVNIRGYGYKLIC, from the coding sequence ATGGATAAAAAAATAAAACTTCTTTTAGCTGAAGATGAACCTAGTTTAGGTCAAATTATTCAAGAAAGTCTAGAAACGAGGAATTTTGAAGTTCATCATGCACATGATGGTGAAGAAGCTTTAAGGTTTTATAATGAAATAAATCCTGATGTATTAGTTTTAGACGTAATGATGCCTAAAAAAGATGGTTTTACATTAGCAAAAGAAATAAGATTGGAAAACAAACAAATTCCTATCATTTTTTTAACAGCGAAATCACAAACTAAAGATGTACTTGATGGGTTTAATCACGGCGGTAACGATTATTTAAAAAAACCTTTTTCAATGGAAGAACTTATTGTTAGAGTTCAATCATTACTTGATAGAAACTTATTAAAAGTTAACCAAGAAAAAATCACAATTGGTAATTACATTTTAAACTATCCTAAACAAGTTTTAACCTTTAAAACTGATTCTGAGTTATTGACACATAGAGAAAACGAGCTGCTTTTTCACCTATCACAAAAGAAAAATGAAGTTTTGGATAGAGCTTTTATTTTAAAGAAACTATGGGGTAATGATGATTTTTTTAATGCTCGTAGTATGGATGTGTTTATTTCTAAGCTTAGAAAAAAACTTCAGAAAGATAATAATGTACAAATTGTTAACATTCGAGGTTATGGTTATAAATTGATTTGTTAA
- a CDS encoding sensor histidine kinase KdpD produces the protein MNEKKHRWIFYLISATILATIAVQFYWNYKNYEQNKQYVINEIQESLDSSIEEYFLKLSKENFFAIIQPKKTTKQDSLAKQNILNDIFSPLKKTKVKDSVSFKISSLEFTTDSSKEFEAMDSIFIDSIMCDINSDINKSKKKPTPIVGLTQFSKDKKTGIHINSNNKISKVKVFTGKRATDSLKLIKGLQTMFISIKNDTINHTKIDSILRKDLQNKGILTSYYFQHKKKDSIIFSNKMAPYETFPLVSEAKSTFLKLDEEIALHYGNPTIEALKRSSTGILLSFILSLAVISSLFYLLRIINKQKELAEIKNDLISNITHEFKTPITTVSAAIEAIDNFNMIDDKEKTKKYLSISSIQLKKLHQMVEKLLETATLDSEKLLLKKEEVNIIDLIEKTSKKHQLINNSKTITFSSSIENHYTEVDTFHFENAVSNLIDNAVKYGGDIIEINVNKVLNTLEISVADNGKGIEKNQQERIFDKFYRVPKGNTHDVKGFGIGLYYTKKIIEKHEGSIFLISNSKHTIFKINLPNG, from the coding sequence ATGAATGAAAAAAAGCATCGTTGGATTTTTTATTTAATCTCTGCTACAATTTTAGCAACTATTGCTGTTCAGTTTTATTGGAATTATAAAAACTATGAGCAAAACAAACAATATGTTATAAATGAGATACAAGAAAGTCTAGACAGTTCTATTGAAGAATATTTTCTTAAACTTAGTAAAGAAAACTTTTTTGCTATTATACAACCTAAAAAAACTACTAAACAAGATAGTTTAGCTAAACAAAATATTTTAAATGATATTTTCTCTCCTCTAAAGAAAACAAAAGTAAAGGACTCGGTTTCTTTTAAAATATCATCATTAGAATTTACTACTGATAGTTCTAAGGAATTTGAAGCAATGGATTCTATTTTTATAGATTCCATAATGTGTGATATAAACTCGGATATAAATAAATCGAAAAAGAAACCAACTCCAATTGTTGGACTTACACAGTTTTCAAAAGATAAAAAAACTGGAATTCATATAAATTCTAACAACAAAATTAGCAAGGTTAAAGTTTTCACTGGTAAGCGAGCTACGGATAGTTTAAAACTTATTAAAGGTTTACAAACTATGTTTATTTCAATTAAAAATGATACAATAAACCATACAAAAATAGATTCAATATTACGTAAAGACTTGCAAAATAAAGGGATTTTAACTTCTTATTATTTTCAACATAAAAAAAAGGATTCTATCATATTTAGTAATAAAATGGCACCCTATGAAACGTTTCCTTTAGTTAGTGAAGCTAAATCTACTTTTTTAAAACTGGATGAAGAAATTGCTTTGCATTATGGTAACCCAACTATTGAAGCTTTAAAAAGAAGTTCTACTGGTATTTTACTCTCATTTATTTTATCATTAGCTGTTATTAGTAGTTTATTTTATTTACTTCGAATTATTAACAAACAAAAGGAACTTGCCGAAATAAAAAATGATCTTATTAGTAATATAACACACGAATTTAAAACACCTATTACAACTGTATCCGCAGCTATCGAGGCTATTGATAATTTCAACATGATTGATGACAAAGAAAAAACTAAAAAGTACCTTTCTATTTCTTCTATTCAGCTAAAAAAACTGCACCAAATGGTTGAAAAATTATTAGAAACTGCTACTTTAGATAGTGAGAAGTTACTCTTAAAAAAAGAAGAAGTAAACATCATTGATTTAATAGAAAAAACATCAAAAAAGCATCAATTAATTAACAATTCTAAAACGATTACTTTCTCTTCTAGTATTGAAAATCACTACACAGAGGTTGATACGTTCCATTTTGAAAATGCTGTTTCAAACCTAATTGATAATGCTGTAAAATATGGAGGTGATATTATTGAAATAAACGTTAACAAAGTTTTAAATACCCTTGAAATATCAGTAGCAGATAATGGAAAAGGAATAGAAAAAAACCAACAAGAACGAATTTTTGATAAATTCTATAGAGTTCCTAAAGGAAATACTCATGACGTAAAAGGATTTGGTATTGGATTATATTATACTAAAAAAATCATTGAAAAACATGAGGGGTCTATTTTTCTAATATCAAACTCTAAACACACTATCTTTAAAATTAACTTACCAAATGGATAA
- a CDS encoding TlpA disulfide reductase family protein yields the protein MKRILVFTALLTVSSLLKAQTVVYTSNGNEMMSELSFKKERDIIKKKFSKIFKKEMFVGTKIKKIERRNDSIIHFISFDVKDKKSKKSKMESLLGKEFPNFKFKDITGKEISLESLKGKPTLINFWFTKCPPCIDEMPHLNKLKKKYNNSMNFISMTYENKDAVNKFLSKKEFNFKHIVDVKEFTDKLEIESFPLNVFLDENLKIKVLESGLPYQRVNGKMVIKSADSFEDIIKTLNIK from the coding sequence ATGAAAAGAATACTAGTTTTTACCGCATTATTAACGGTTTCATCTTTATTAAAAGCACAAACTGTAGTTTATACATCTAATGGAAATGAAATGATGAGTGAATTAAGTTTTAAAAAAGAAAGAGATATTATCAAGAAAAAATTTAGTAAAATTTTTAAAAAAGAAATGTTTGTTGGAACAAAAATTAAAAAAATAGAAAGAAGAAATGATTCAATAATTCATTTTATATCATTTGATGTAAAGGATAAGAAATCAAAGAAGTCAAAAATGGAGAGCTTATTGGGAAAGGAATTTCCAAACTTTAAATTTAAAGATATTACAGGGAAAGAAATTTCATTAGAGTCATTAAAAGGAAAACCTACTCTTATAAATTTTTGGTTTACCAAATGCCCACCTTGTATTGATGAAATGCCACATTTAAATAAGCTTAAAAAGAAATATAATAATTCAATGAATTTTATTTCTATGACTTATGAAAATAAAGATGCAGTAAATAAATTTTTATCTAAAAAGGAATTCAATTTTAAACATATTGTTGATGTAAAAGAATTTACAGATAAATTAGAAATAGAGTCATTTCCTTTAAATGTTTTTTTAGATGAAAATTTAAAAATAAAAGTGCTAGAATCAGGATTGCCATATCAAAGAGTAAATGGGAAAATGGTTATAAAGAGTGCAGATAGTTTTGAAGATATAATAAAAACCTTAAATATAAAATAA
- a CDS encoding GLPGLI family protein produces MKKIILIVLILSGVLMNAQSFQGKATYKTHRKFDLNLDKGKGKAKAKGMIDDALQKQLKAQLMKQFQKTYTLNFNKSESTYKQNEELSSPGGQMNGVRIQIMGNGGGSDILYKNINEKRFSNKTEISGKRFLIKDKLTDYGWEMSGETKNIGNYTCYKATRKREEPRTSFSMTDGEREEKKETVTIETIAWYTPQIPVSNGPGRFWGLPGLILEIQDGKQTIVCTEIVLNPSEKMAIKEPKKGKKVTQEKFDKIMDEHSKDMMERFKNKRKSKDGNSYSIEIQG; encoded by the coding sequence ATGAAAAAAATAATTTTAATAGTATTAATATTAAGTGGAGTATTAATGAATGCTCAAAGCTTTCAAGGAAAGGCAACCTATAAAACACATCGAAAATTTGATTTAAATTTAGATAAAGGAAAGGGGAAGGCTAAAGCTAAAGGAATGATAGACGATGCATTGCAAAAGCAATTGAAGGCTCAATTAATGAAGCAGTTTCAAAAAACATATACCTTAAATTTTAATAAATCAGAATCTACGTATAAGCAAAACGAAGAATTATCATCACCAGGTGGTCAAATGAATGGAGTTCGAATTCAAATTATGGGTAATGGCGGTGGATCTGATATTTTGTATAAGAATATCAATGAAAAAAGATTTTCTAACAAAACAGAAATTAGTGGCAAGCGCTTTTTAATTAAAGACAAACTAACAGATTACGGATGGGAAATGAGTGGTGAAACAAAAAATATTGGAAACTATACATGTTATAAAGCTACTAGAAAAAGAGAAGAGCCTAGAACTTCTTTTTCAATGACTGATGGAGAAAGGGAAGAGAAAAAAGAAACAGTGACAATAGAAACCATTGCTTGGTATACTCCTCAAATACCAGTTAGTAATGGCCCAGGAAGGTTTTGGGGATTACCAGGTTTAATTTTAGAAATTCAAGATGGAAAGCAGACTATTGTTTGTACAGAAATAGTATTAAACCCATCAGAGAAAATGGCTATTAAAGAACCTAAAAAAGGAAAAAAAGTAACTCAAGAAAAGTTTGATAAAATAATGGATGAACATTCTAAAGATATGATGGAGCGTTTTAAAAATAAACGTAAAAGTAAAGACGGAAATTCTTACAGTATTGAAATTCAAGGATAG
- a CDS encoding GLPGLI family protein, translating into MRKITTYLFLLCTISLWSQKQFQGKAVYQSKTTVDMSSWGAEMSEERKKQIKARMKNFLEKSYALNFTTKESVYKEEAKLQAPGTRGFRFGGFTGGGIKYKNLQANKALESVEFFGKKFLITDNTEKPKWELGSDTKQIGKYTCFKATLVKKVDAFDWRNMRRRGRGRGKGKKPSDKSKTTKVTEEIEIPKEITVTAWYTPQIPVSNGPGQYWGLPGLILEINEGRTTILCSEVIMNVKDKETKIEAPTKGDEVTREEYNKIVKKKMEEMREMFQRRRGGGRGRGRF; encoded by the coding sequence ATGAGAAAAATCACTACTTATTTATTTCTTTTATGTACCATTTCGTTATGGTCGCAAAAACAGTTTCAAGGTAAAGCGGTGTATCAATCTAAAACAACTGTTGATATGAGTTCTTGGGGAGCAGAAATGTCTGAAGAACGAAAGAAACAAATAAAGGCGCGTATGAAAAACTTTTTAGAAAAATCATACGCTTTAAACTTTACGACCAAAGAATCTGTATATAAAGAAGAAGCAAAATTGCAAGCTCCCGGAACTAGAGGATTTCGCTTTGGCGGTTTTACAGGAGGAGGGATTAAATATAAAAACCTTCAGGCAAATAAAGCTCTAGAGTCTGTTGAGTTTTTTGGTAAAAAATTTTTAATAACTGATAATACTGAAAAACCAAAATGGGAGCTTGGTAGTGATACAAAACAAATAGGGAAGTATACCTGTTTTAAAGCTACACTAGTAAAAAAAGTTGATGCTTTTGATTGGAGAAATATGAGAAGGAGAGGAAGAGGTAGAGGAAAAGGAAAGAAACCTTCTGATAAATCAAAAACAACTAAAGTGACAGAGGAAATTGAAATTCCAAAAGAAATTACTGTAACTGCTTGGTATACTCCACAAATACCAGTAAGTAATGGACCTGGACAATACTGGGGGTTACCAGGGTTAATCCTTGAAATAAATGAGGGGAGAACTACCATTCTATGCTCTGAGGTAATAATGAATGTAAAAGATAAAGAAACAAAAATTGAAGCTCCAACAAAAGGTGATGAAGTGACGAGAGAGGAATATAATAAGATTGTGAAGAAAAAAATGGAAGAAATGAGAGAAATGTTTCAAAGAAGAAGAGGAGGAGGAAGAGGAAGAGGTCGTTTTTAA
- a CDS encoding carboxypeptidase-like regulatory domain-containing protein, which yields MKKILLVVILMTAWGTYAQVTMKGVVKDSIGNPLEMANVIAINKQTKKLDSYGFTDSKGNYKLNLKKNSNYSIKVSYIGKKTVEVSVNSKDSDIEKSISMLTDDTLDEVNITYKMPVTVKGDTIVYDADSFKSGTEKKLGDVLKKLPGIEVNDDGEIEVEGKTVKKVMVEGKDFFDGDSKLATKNIPADAIDKVQVLKNHSEVGQLSSVTDNEDNVVINLKLKEGKKNFWFGEVTAGIGMGTSKERYIAHPKLFYYNPKYSVNIITDVNNIGEVPFTMRDYFKFTGGFRSLGGSSNGTNFNVGSNDISFLTLQNNRAKEIETKFGAVNFSYSPKKTWDLSGFAIYSGNKTDIEQMTSRTYSNATIDKNNIPPAAGKIIDTETTQDQTDQVSDLGLFKLSSSYKPNSANQFDYDIFAKVSGQEQKQSTISNRTFLNANNEIVPINQVSTQNPFSLNQNLNYYYTLNDKNIFAFEAQHLWQDEDPFYNAKLEQLSFANLIGLNLTANPFDVMQEKRIKTNKFDAKLDYYYVLNSKSNINVTFGSTLSNQKFNSTIFEILNGNRTSVNKTESINDVDFTFNDLYLGLHYKFITGIFTFNQGFTLHNYTSKNTQLGSVVDNNFTKLLPDASIKVNLKKSETLRLRYSMQTSFTDVNQLAQGYVFNNYNSLYSGNRELENSLSHNVNLSYFSFNMFNYTNIFGSINYSKRIDAIKSNTQFLGVNQVRTSINSLFPDETISGRLNFQKSYRKFKITLGGNVSYAKSNSLITNRFNNEITNRLSKTFTQSYTTKFSTNFRSAPNFDVGYNVAINNSNIGGVKNTFTTHSPYMNLDVFFLKEFGFTSKYTYNQVVRDGETIDKYGFLRADLTYQKKDSQWEYKIGVTNLLNSRSLNQNSSNDIFISNSTYIIQPRIAVLSIKYNL from the coding sequence ATGAAAAAAATACTACTAGTGGTCATTTTAATGACTGCATGGGGTACTTATGCCCAAGTAACAATGAAAGGAGTTGTGAAAGATAGCATTGGAAACCCTCTAGAAATGGCTAATGTAATAGCTATAAACAAACAAACAAAAAAGTTAGACTCCTATGGTTTTACTGATAGTAAAGGGAATTATAAATTAAATTTAAAAAAGAATTCTAATTATAGTATAAAGGTTAGTTATATAGGTAAGAAAACAGTTGAAGTTTCTGTGAATTCAAAGGACTCAGATATTGAAAAAAGTATTAGCATGTTAACAGATGATACTCTTGATGAGGTTAATATAACTTATAAAATGCCTGTAACAGTTAAGGGAGATACTATAGTATATGATGCTGACAGTTTTAAAAGTGGTACAGAAAAAAAATTAGGAGATGTTCTTAAAAAACTACCAGGTATTGAGGTAAATGATGATGGAGAAATTGAAGTAGAGGGTAAGACTGTTAAGAAGGTGATGGTAGAGGGGAAAGATTTTTTTGATGGAGATAGTAAATTAGCTACAAAAAATATCCCAGCCGATGCTATTGATAAGGTTCAGGTATTGAAAAATCATAGTGAAGTTGGTCAGTTAAGTAGTGTTACTGATAATGAAGATAATGTTGTTATTAATTTAAAATTAAAAGAAGGGAAAAAGAATTTTTGGTTTGGAGAAGTTACAGCAGGTATAGGAATGGGAACTAGTAAAGAACGTTATATAGCACATCCTAAGCTCTTTTATTATAATCCTAAGTATAGTGTAAATATAATAACAGATGTAAATAATATAGGGGAAGTACCGTTTACAATGAGAGATTATTTTAAATTTACTGGTGGATTTAGAAGTTTAGGGGGTAGTAGTAATGGAACAAATTTCAATGTTGGGTCTAATGATATATCATTCTTAACACTCCAAAATAATAGAGCTAAAGAGATAGAAACTAAGTTTGGAGCGGTCAATTTTAGTTATTCACCTAAAAAAACATGGGATTTAAGTGGTTTTGCAATTTATTCGGGAAATAAAACTGATATTGAGCAAATGACAAGTAGAACGTATTCAAATGCGACTATTGATAAAAATAATATACCACCTGCAGCTGGTAAAATAATTGATACTGAAACTACTCAAGACCAAACTGATCAAGTAAGTGATTTAGGTTTGTTTAAATTAAGCTCTAGTTATAAACCAAATTCAGCAAATCAATTTGACTATGATATTTTTGCAAAGGTTTCTGGACAAGAGCAAAAACAGTCTACAATTTCAAATAGAACATTCTTAAATGCAAATAACGAAATTGTTCCGATTAATCAAGTTTCTACTCAAAATCCATTTTCTCTAAATCAAAATCTGAATTATTATTATACGTTAAATGATAAAAATATTTTTGCTTTTGAAGCCCAGCATTTATGGCAAGATGAAGATCCTTTTTATAATGCTAAACTTGAACAATTGTCATTTGCTAATCTAATAGGATTAAACTTAACAGCTAATCCATTTGACGTGATGCAAGAGAAAAGAATTAAAACAAACAAGTTTGATGCGAAATTAGACTATTACTATGTTTTAAATTCAAAAAGTAATATAAATGTAACTTTTGGAAGTACATTAAGTAATCAAAAGTTTAACTCTACTATTTTTGAAATTTTAAATGGAAATAGAACTTCGGTAAATAAAACAGAGTCTATAAATGATGTAGATTTTACATTTAATGATTTATATCTTGGTTTACATTATAAATTTATTACTGGTATTTTTACCTTCAACCAAGGATTTACATTACATAATTATACTTCAAAAAACACGCAGTTAGGATCAGTAGTTGATAATAATTTTACAAAACTTCTTCCAGACGCTTCAATAAAAGTGAATTTAAAGAAATCAGAAACTTTACGTTTACGTTATAGTATGCAAACTAGTTTTACAGATGTAAATCAACTAGCTCAAGGATATGTTTTCAATAATTACAATAGTTTGTATTCTGGTAATAGGGAATTAGAGAATTCATTATCACATAATGTAAACTTGAGTTATTTTAGTTTTAATATGTTTAATTATACTAATATTTTCGGATCTATTAATTATAGTAAAAGAATCGATGCAATTAAATCAAATACTCAGTTTTTAGGAGTTAATCAGGTTAGAACTTCTATAAATTCATTGTTTCCAGATGAAACAATTTCAGGAAGGTTAAATTTTCAAAAGAGTTACAGAAAGTTTAAAATCACATTAGGAGGAAATGTTTCTTATGCTAAATCAAATAGTTTAATAACGAATAGATTTAATAATGAGATTACAAACAGGCTATCTAAAACATTTACACAAAGTTATACAACTAAGTTTAGTACAAATTTTAGATCTGCTCCAAACTTTGATGTTGGGTATAATGTTGCAATCAATAATTCTAATATAGGTGGTGTAAAAAATACATTTACAACACATAGTCCGTATATGAATTTAGATGTATTTTTTCTAAAAGAGTTTGGATTTACTTCTAAATATACCTACAATCAGGTTGTTAGAGATGGAGAAACAATTGATAAGTATGGGTTTTTAAGAGCTGATTTAACGTATCAAAAGAAGGATAGTCAATGGGAATATAAAATTGGAGTTACTAACCTTTTAAATTCAAGAAGTTTAAATCAGAACAGTAGTAATGATATTTTTATAAGTAATAGTACATATATAATTCAACCTAGAATAGCGGTACTTAGTATTAAGTACAATTTATAG